A single genomic interval of Isorropodon fossajaponicum endosymbiont JTNG4 harbors:
- a CDS encoding nucleotidyltransferase domain-containing protein: MSIGCFGSRVNGDACNGSDLDLVVKTKDDKPLDFEEFMHFKDDLKESNIPFLIDVLDWR; the protein is encoded by the coding sequence ATATCGATTGGTTGTTTTGGAAGTAGGGTTAATGGCGATGCTTGTAATGGCAGTGATTTAGATTTGGTGGTGAAAACCAAAGATGACAAGCCACTTGATTTTGAAGAGTTTATGCACTTTAAGGATGATTTAAAGGAGTCTAATATCCCATTTTTGATAGATGTATTGGATTGGAGATAG